In Peromyscus leucopus breed LL Stock chromosome 16_21, UCI_PerLeu_2.1, whole genome shotgun sequence, a single genomic region encodes these proteins:
- the LOC114688326 gene encoding putative olfactory receptor 2W6, protein MTINNSSGDHFILVGFSDQPQLEKILFVVVLISYLLTLVGNTVIILVSRLDSALQTPMYYFLTNLSFVDICFSTSIVPQLLWNLHGPAKTITATGWAIQLYVSLALGSTECVLLAVMAFDRYAAVCRPLHYATVMHPRLCQFLAGIAWLSGVGNTLIQGTITLRLPRCGNHRIYHFICEVHANEVHFAHV, encoded by the coding sequence ATGACAATCAACAACAGCTCAGGTGACCATTTCATCCTGGTGGGCTTCTCTGATCAGCCACAACTTGAAAAGATCCTCTTTGTGGTGGTGCTAATCTCCTACCTCCTGACACTGGTAGGCAACACAGTGATCATCCTTGTCTCCCGTTTGGATTCTGCGCTCCAAACACCCATGTACTACTTCCTGACAAACCTCTCTTTTGTTGATATCTGCTTTTCCACCAGCATTGTTCCTCAGCTGCTGTGGAACCTCCATGGTCCAGCCAAGACAATTACAGCCACAGGCTGGGCTATCCAGCTTTATGTGTCTCTGGCTCTGGGGTCCACTGAGTGTGTCCTCCTCGCAGTTATGGCCTTTGATCGCTATGCTGCTGTTTGCCGGCCACTCCATTATGCCACAGTCATGCACCCGCGGCTCTGCCAGTTTCTTGCAGGAATCGCGTGGCTGAGTGGAGTGGGCAACACACTGATTCAGGGCACCATCACCCTCCGCCTGCCTCGCTGTGGGAACCACAGGATTTATCACTTCATCTGTGAAGTTCATGCCAATGAAGTGCACTTTGCACACGTATGA